In Labrus mixtus chromosome 3, fLabMix1.1, whole genome shotgun sequence, a single window of DNA contains:
- the LOC132971962 gene encoding protein wntless homolog, with protein CCVLEHNSNRRFLHFPIAPSPTSAIRYLATKCINRHRTLGWLMPWGSNRCQQIHSFDEPLAKIVDANDIVFAVHVPLPDTEMSPWFQYMLAVLQFDIAFKMINPIEDDVIVTIDARLAHRDDLKSEWNTKFHSVEQRPLKCTFEVAKTYENEGRFYQCDPVPFMELGSVAHKYFLINLRLPVNDTVNVGIGDIKDVHVVGIHQNGGFTKVWISMKTVFTPWISMETVWYWRRISLMARPPVLLEKVIVALGISMTFLNVPVEWLSLGFEWTWMLLYEDVQQGVFYSALFCFWIIFCGEHLMDQSRRNRLSAYWWQLGLVVFGSSVLLMFDLSERGAHLANPFYSVWASETGTRVAISFIIVAGISVCLYFLSLCGMVRCVFRNIGGKMQQLPAMPEAKRRHYKGIIFRFKFLMLVTLACAAITVIFFILNQVSEGHWHWGDFTLQAQSAFVTGVYGMWNLYVSTIMFLYAPSHKFNKQRPRRRSRLTDMLEKPESQETQLTLEEQGPTETYRITGKVAEE; from the exons TGTTGTGTACTTGAGCATAACTCAAACCGCAGATTCCTCCACTTTCCCATAGCTCCCAGTCCCACCAGTGCAATCCGCTACCTGGCCACTAAGTGCATTAATCGCCACAGGACGCTGGGCTGGCTCATGCCGTGGGGATCAAACCGGTGCCAGCAGATCCATAGTTTCGATGAGCCTCTTGCAAAAATAGTGGATGCCAACGATATAGTGTTTGCTGTGCATGTTCCTCTTCCTGACACGGAGATGAGTCCCTGGTTTCAGTACATGCTGGCTGTGCTTCAGTTTGACATTGCGTTCAAAATGATCAATCCGATCG AAGATGATGTCATCGTCACTATTGATGCTCGCCTGGCACACAGAGATGATTTGAAGTCAGAGTGGAACACAAAGTTTCACTCAGTCGAGCAGCGGCCACTGAAGTGTACCTTTGAAGTTGCAAAG ACGTATGAAAATGAAGGGCGTTTTTATCAGTGTGACCCCGTACCGTTCATGGAGCTAGGAAGTGTGGCACATAAATATTTCCTCATTAACCTGCGCCTGCCGGTGAATGACACGGTCAACGTTGGCATTGGAGACATAAAGGACGTCCATGTTGTG GGCATACACCAGAACGGAGGCTTCACTAAAGTGTGGATCAGCATGAAGACTGTGTTCACGCCCTGGATCTCCATGGAAACGGTTTGGTACTGGCGCAGGATCAGCCTCATGGCAAGACCTCCAGTCCTTTTGGAAAA GGTGATTGTTGCTCTCGGCATCTCTATGACGTTCCTGAACGTGCCGGTGGAGTGGCTCTCTCTGGGCTTCGAGTGGACGTGGATGCTGCTGTATGAAGATGTTCAACAGGGCGTCTTCTACTCCGCCCTCTTCTGTTTTTGGATCATCTTCTGCGGTGAACATCTCATG GACCAAAGTCGGAGGAATCGACTCTCAGCGTACTGGTGGCAGCTTGGGCTGGTGGTGTTTGGCTCTTCTGTTCTCCTCATGTTCGACCTGAGTGAACG ggGGGCTCATTTGGCCAACCCTTTCTACAGTGTTTGGGCATCAGAAACTGGGACAAGAGTGGCA ATCTCTTTCATTATCGTGGCAGGGATTTCTGTTTGCCTGtatttcctctccctctgtggcATGGTGCGCTGTGTGTTCAGGAACATTGGAGGGAAAATGCAGCAACTTCCTGCAATGCCAGAGGCTAAAAGACGACACTacaag GGGATCATCTTCAGGTTCAAGTTTTTGATGCTGGTTACTCTAGCATGTGCAGCTATTActgtcatcttcttcatcttaaaTCAA GTGAGTGAAGGTCACTGGCATTGGGGAGACTTCACTCTGCAGGCCCAGAGTGCTTTTGTCACAGGGGTCTACGGCATGTGGAACCTGTATGTTTCAACCATTATGTTCCTCTATGCCCCCTCCCACAAGTTCAACAAACAGAGGCCTCGACGACGCAGTCGACTAACAG ATATGCTGGAGAAGCCGGAAAGCCAAGAGACCCAGCTGACATTGGAAGAGCAGGGGCCAACCGAGACGTACAGGATCACAGGAAAGGTGGCTgaggaataa
- the gng12b gene encoding guanine nucleotide-binding protein G(I)/G(S)/G(O) subunit gamma-12 — protein sequence MSSKMQSSSSTALARRTVQQLRIEASIERIKVSKASSDLMRYCGEHAKYDPLLMGVPASENPFKDKKPCTVL from the exons ATGTCATCAAAAATGCAGAGCTCCAGCAGCACAGCTCTGGCCAGGCGGACGGTGCAGCAGCTGAGGATAGAGGCCAGCATCGAGAGGATAAAG GTGTCCAAAGCTTCATCAGACCTGATGCGATACTGTGGAGAACATGCCAAGTATGACCCACTTCTGATGGGCGTGCCTGCTTCAGAAAACCCTTTCAAGGACAAGAAGCCCTGCACAGTGTTGTAG